One Panicum virgatum strain AP13 chromosome 3N, P.virgatum_v5, whole genome shotgun sequence DNA segment encodes these proteins:
- the LOC120665258 gene encoding putative laccase-11 — protein MAGGRRPRRLSPACLFLAAAVALLAMPGLAAARTRRYTFNVTMATVTRLCVTKSIPTVNGRFPGPKVVVREGDRLVVQVHNNINSNVTFHWHGVRQLRSGWADGPSYITQCPIRPGQSYAYDFRIVGQRGTLWWHAHFSWLRATLYGPLVILPPRGVPYPFPKPDREAPLMLGEWFNADPEAVIKQALRTGGGPNVSDAYTFNGLPGPTYNCSAAAGDAFRLRVRPGRTYMLRLVNAALNDELFFAVANHTLTVVGADASYVKPFAATTLVISPGQTMDVLLAAAASPPAPAFAIVVAPYTNTVGTFDNTTAVAALEYAPQGAAALRSLPAPALPLYNDTGAVANFSAKFRSLASARYPARVPRSVDRRFFFAVGLGADPCRSRVNGTCQGPNGTRFAASMNNVSFTMPKTSLLQAHYQRRYGGVLMANFPAAPPVLFNYTGAPPNNTFVTHGTRVVPLGFNTTVEVVLQDTSILGAESHPVHLHGYDFFVVGQGFGNYDAANDTARYNLVDPVQRNTVSVPTAGWVAIRFIADNPGIWIMHCHLDVHLSWGLAMAWLVNDGPLPNQKLPPPPSDIPKC, from the exons atggccggcggccgccgtcccCGGCGCCTCTCCCCTGCGTGCCtctttctcgccgccgccgtggccctccTCGCCATGccgggcctcgccgccgcccgcacccgcCGCTACACGTTCAAT GTGACGATGGCGACGGTGACGCGGCTGTGCGTGACCAAGAGCATCCCCACGGTGAACGGGCGGTTCCCGGGGCCCAAGGTCGTCGTGCGAGAGGGCGACCGCCTCGTCGTCCAGGTCCACAACAACATCAACAGCAACGTCACCTTCCACTG GCACGGCGTCCGGCAGCTGCGCAGCGGGTGGGCGGACGGGCCGTCGTACATCACGCAGTGCCCGATCCGGCCGGGGCAGAGCTACGCCTACGACTTCCGGATCGTGGGGCAGCGCGGCACGCTGTGGTGGCACGCCCACTTCTCCTGGCTCCGCGCCACGCTCTACGGCCCGCTCGTCATCCTCCCGCCGCGCGGCGTCCCCTACCCGTTCCCCAAGCCCGACCGGGAGGCCCCCCTCATGCTCGGCGAGTGGTTCAACGCCGACCCGGAGGCGGTCATCAAGCAGGCGCTGCGGACCGGCGGGGGCCCCAACGTCTCCGACGCCTACACCTTCAACGGCCTGCCGGGCCCCACCTACAACTgctcggcggccgccggcgacgcgttCCGGCTGCGGGTGCGGCCGGGGCGCACGTACATGCTGCGCCTCGTCAACGCGGCGCTCAACGACGAGCTCTTCTTCGCGGTGGCCAACCACACGCTCACGGTGGTGGGGGCGGACGCCAGCTACGTCAAGCCGTTCGCGGCCACCACGCTGGTCATCTCCCCGGGGCAGACCATGGACGTgctgctcgccgcggcggccagcccgcccgcgcccgcgttcGCCATCGTCGTCGCACCCTATACCAACACCGTCGGCACGTTCGACAacaccaccgccgtcgccgccctcgAGTACGCGCcgcagggcgccgccgcgctccggagcctccccgcgccggcgcTCCCGCTGTACAACGACACGGGCGCCGTGGCCAACTTCTCGGCCAAGTTCCGGAGCCTCGCGAGCGCGCGGTACCCGGCGCGGGTGCCGCGGTCGGTGGACCGCAGGTTCTTCTTCGCCGTCGGGCTGGGCGCGGACCCGTGCCGGAGCCGGGTGAACGGGACGTGCCAGGGCCCCAACGGCACCCGGTTCGCGGCGTCCATGAACAACGTGTCCTTCACCATGCCCAAGACCTCCCTCCTCCAGGCGCACTACCAGCGGCGGTACGGCGGCGTGCTCATGGCCAACTtccccgcggcgccgccggtgctGTTCAACTACACCGGCGCGCCGCCCAACAACACGTTCGTGACGCACGGCACCAGGGTGGTGCCGCTCGGCTTCAACACCACCGTCGAGGTGGTGCTGCAGGACACCAGCATCCTGGGCGCCGAGAGCCACCCGGTGCACCTCCACGGCTACGACTTCTTCGTCGTCGGCCAGGGGTTCGGGAACTACGACGCCGCCAACGACACCGCCAGGTACAACCTCGTCGACCCCGTGCAGCGGAACACCGTCAGCGTGCCCACCGCCGGCTGGGTCGCCATCCGCTTCATCGCCGACAACCCCG GTATCTGGATCATGCATTGCCACCTAGACGTGCACTTGAGCTGGGGCCTGGCCATGGCGTGGCTCGTCAACGACGGGCCGCTGCCGAATCAGAagctgccgcctccgccgtccgaTATCCCCAAGTGCTGA